TCGCCCACGGCGGGGCGCGCGGCGGCCAGCGGCAGGAACGGCGTCCCCTTCGGCACGTTCACGCGCAGCAGCGCGAGGTCGTCCTGGTCGTTGTACCCGATCACCTCGGCGGGGTAGCGGGTCTTGTTCAGCAGCTGCACGCTCAGGTCCGGCGCGCCCCGGATGACGTGGTACGCGGTGAGGATCAGGCCGTCCTCGCTGATCAGCACGCCGGAGCCCAGGCCGTCCGGGTCGTCGCACTGGGTGGCGCGGCACTGCTCGACGCGCACGGTAGCGGGCCGCACGCGGCTGACCAGCGCCTGCAGCCGGGCCTGTTCGGCGGCGCTCAGGGGCGCGGCGCTCTTCACGCGGCGGTCCTGGGGCGTGGGCGCCGGAGTCTGAGGCGTCGTCTGGGCCGCGGCGTGCGGCGCCACGAGCAGCAGCGTGAGCAGCGGGGCCAGCAGGGCAGGGCGGGCGTGGACGCCCGGCGCGCGCTTGAGGTTCATGCGCCATTGTCGTGGAGGAGTCGGGGGTCGGCTGTGGCGGAACTCTCCATCTGAACGTCCGGCCAGTTCGGGCGCTACAGTCCGGGCATGACCGATCCCGGCCCCCCCCGCGTGTTCGTGTACGGCACCCTGCTGCCCGGCGAACGCAACGCCCACGTCGCCGCGCGCGGTTTCACGGCGCGCCCCGCCACGCTGCGCGGCTTCACCCTGCACCACCTCCACCCCGAGGGGTACCCGGCCCTGAGTCCCGGCCCGGCGGACGCGGCGGTGCGCGGCGCGGTCCTGACCTACGACCCCCCGGCGTGGGAGGTGGCCCTGCCCGGCCTGGACGACCTGGAGGGCCTGCACGACACGCCGCCCCTGTACACCCGCCAGCTCGCGTCCCTGCAGGTGGACGGCGAAGAGGGCCTCACCGCCTGGGTGTACGTGTACGCCCGCGCGGACCGCCTCCGGGCGCCGGGCGCGAGCGTGGTGCCCAGCGGCGACTGGCGGGACGTGCCGGACCGGGACCAGCGCGGCGCCGACGGGCGGTAACAGAACACCGCCGCCCTTCCTTGCGGGGGGCGGCGGCGTGCGGGGCGCGGGTCTTAGCGGACGATGCGCTGGCCGCGGCGGATCTTCAGCTGGTCCGTCAGGGCGATGTACTCGTCGTAGCTGGTGCGCTCGAGGTACTTCAGCAGGCGGCGGCGCTGACCGTTCAGGAGCTGCAGGCCGCGCTGGCCGTGCTTGTCCTTCTTGTTGGCGGTCAGGTGAACCGACAGGTTGTTGATGCGCTCGGTCAGGAGGGCGATCTGGACGGCGGTGCTGCCGGTGTCGGTGCCGTGCTTGGCGTGGGTCTCGATGGTCTGCTTCTTGTCGATCATGGTGATACCTCTCTTGTTGTGGTGTCCCGTGCGTGTCAGCCAGGAAAAAACCGGCTTTGGCCGGGGCCTGACCGCGTCACGACGGCAAACGCGAGCATATCACGTCCGCGCGCGGGTGCAAGCGCGCGTCTTGACACGCGGGAACTTCCCCCCTAGTATTGCTTTCGCCTCTCACCCAATGCTCGGGTGGCGGAATTGGTAGACGCGCACGTTTGAGGGGCGTGTAGCTTAGCTGTGTGGGTTCAAGTCCCATCCCGAGCACCAGATAGCGCCGGATCTTCGGATTCCGGCGCTTCTTCTTGATGCCCGCCCGGCCCCTGCATGAGGGACTGCACA
This region of Deinococcus sp. JMULE3 genomic DNA includes:
- a CDS encoding gamma-glutamylcyclotransferase — its product is MTDPGPPRVFVYGTLLPGERNAHVAARGFTARPATLRGFTLHHLHPEGYPALSPGPADAAVRGAVLTYDPPAWEVALPGLDDLEGLHDTPPLYTRQLASLQVDGEEGLTAWVYVYARADRLRAPGASVVPSGDWRDVPDRDQRGADGR
- the rpsO gene encoding 30S ribosomal protein S15, producing MIDKKQTIETHAKHGTDTGSTAVQIALLTERINNLSVHLTANKKDKHGQRGLQLLNGQRRRLLKYLERTSYDEYIALTDQLKIRRGQRIVR